From a region of the Desulfofundulus luciae genome:
- a CDS encoding ANTAR domain-containing response regulator has protein sequence MAEQRIVLVDSDATWRKSIKAILTKLGYWVVGEASDGLSGLKLVRSRQPDLLIIEAGVPGMDGLEVARILHEDKLAPVVVLVNSMSPGLLDKAKEARVSALLIKPVDESTLLSAVELALANYQEIIKLENQVQELKEALETRKLVEKAKGILMETLGLTEAEAFRRMQKSSMDKRISMRQVAEAIILAHNLKS, from the coding sequence ATGGCGGAACAGAGAATAGTGCTGGTAGATAGCGATGCCACCTGGAGAAAGTCCATTAAAGCCATACTCACCAAGCTGGGATACTGGGTGGTGGGTGAGGCATCGGATGGCCTTTCGGGCCTCAAGCTGGTGCGCAGCCGGCAGCCGGATCTGCTGATCATCGAGGCCGGGGTGCCGGGCATGGACGGGCTGGAAGTGGCACGCATTCTCCATGAGGATAAGTTGGCCCCAGTGGTAGTGCTGGTTAACTCCATGAGTCCCGGCCTTTTAGATAAAGCCAAAGAGGCACGGGTATCGGCCCTCCTGATCAAGCCGGTGGATGAAAGTACCCTGTTGTCCGCCGTGGAACTGGCCCTGGCCAACTACCAGGAAATCATTAAGCTGGAAAACCAGGTCCAGGAATTAAAGGAAGCCCTGGAAACCCGTAAATTAGTGGAAAAAGCCAAGGGAATCCTGATGGAGACACTGGGACTCACGGAAGCCGAGGCATTCCGGCGCATGCAAAAAAGCAGCATGGACAAACGTATTTCCATGCGTCAGGTTGCCGAAGCCATCATCCTGGCCCACAACTTAAAAAGTTAA